From a single Tachypleus tridentatus isolate NWPU-2018 chromosome 6, ASM421037v1, whole genome shotgun sequence genomic region:
- the LOC143252009 gene encoding hydroxyacyl-thioester dehydratase type 2, mitochondrial-like isoform X2 has product MALTCLHREMNQNFVKIFKAIKLTFSHESRSLKIGDTEQLSRVFTTKDVEKFALLTGDTNPVHLDDCWAEKSRLSKRVVHGALLNGLVSAVMGTKLPGFGCVVVKQTLEFPSPLYIDEEVTASVTLKSLRKALVICDYSCITSDGKMTQGKIST; this is encoded by the exons ATGGCGTTAACGTGTTTGCACCGTGAGATGAATcaaaactttgttaaaatatttaaagctatAAAACTAACTTTTTCGCACGAAAGCCGAAGTTTAAAGATAGGTGATACGGAACAGTTAAGTAGAGTTTTTACGACGAAAGATGTTGAAAAGTTCGCTCTTCTAACTGGTGATACAAATCCAGTTCATTTGGACGATTGCTGGGCTGAGAAAAGCAGACTGAGTAAACGGGTTGTGCATGGCGCGTTGCTAAACGG GTTAGTATCAGCTGTTATGGGTACCAAGCTGCCAGGATTTGGCTGTGTTGTGGTAAAACAGACACTGGAGTTTCCTAGTCcat TGTATATTGATGAAGAAGTTACAGCTTCTGTTACTTTAAAGTCATTAAGGAAAGCACTTGTAATTTGTGACTACTCTTGTATAACCAGTGATGGCAAG ATGACCCAAGGTAAGATATCAACTTGA
- the LOC143252009 gene encoding hydroxyacyl-thioester dehydratase type 2, mitochondrial-like isoform X1: MALTCLHREMNQNFVKIFKAIKLTFSHESRSLKIGDTEQLSRVFTTKDVEKFALLTGDTNPVHLDDCWAEKSRLSKRVVHGALLNGLVSAVMGTKLPGFGCVVVKQTLEFPSPLYIDEEVTASVTLKSLRKALVICDYSCITSDGKVVLRGEAKLVLPNNRS, encoded by the exons ATGGCGTTAACGTGTTTGCACCGTGAGATGAATcaaaactttgttaaaatatttaaagctatAAAACTAACTTTTTCGCACGAAAGCCGAAGTTTAAAGATAGGTGATACGGAACAGTTAAGTAGAGTTTTTACGACGAAAGATGTTGAAAAGTTCGCTCTTCTAACTGGTGATACAAATCCAGTTCATTTGGACGATTGCTGGGCTGAGAAAAGCAGACTGAGTAAACGGGTTGTGCATGGCGCGTTGCTAAACGG GTTAGTATCAGCTGTTATGGGTACCAAGCTGCCAGGATTTGGCTGTGTTGTGGTAAAACAGACACTGGAGTTTCCTAGTCcat TGTATATTGATGAAGAAGTTACAGCTTCTGTTACTTTAAAGTCATTAAGGAAAGCACTTGTAATTTGTGACTACTCTTGTATAACCAGTGATGGCAAG GTGGTATTGAGAGGAGAAGCTAAACTGGTATTACCTAATAATAGAAGTTGA